One part of the Ralstonia pickettii genome encodes these proteins:
- the dinB gene encoding DNA polymerase IV — protein sequence MRDDPRLVGKPLAVGGRPERRGVVATCNYEARKFGIHSAMPMAQAVKRCPDLLIVPPSMEKYRQVARQIFAIYHSYTPLVEPLSLDEAYLDVTDSPLLAGSGTRIAEDIRRRVREEIGITVSAGVAPNKFIAKIASDWNKPDGLFVVRPEQIDGFVAELPVDRLFGVGKVTAAELRRLGAETCGDLRAWGTDRLQQHFGVFGFRLHDLCRGIDHRQVQPSQIRKSVSVEETYATDLRTLDDCQRELSVLVEQLAARVERARAGNMIHKTYVKLRFADFRGTTVECISPQVSLPVFSKLLAQGFERRGIPVRLLGVGVRLYESDAHARQQLLFAEDPAAAD from the coding sequence ATGCGCGACGATCCGCGCCTCGTAGGCAAGCCGCTGGCCGTCGGTGGGCGGCCTGAGCGCCGCGGCGTGGTCGCAACCTGCAACTACGAAGCGCGCAAATTTGGCATCCATTCGGCGATGCCCATGGCGCAGGCTGTCAAGCGTTGCCCGGACTTGCTGATCGTGCCGCCGTCCATGGAGAAGTACCGCCAGGTCGCGCGCCAGATCTTCGCCATCTATCACAGCTATACGCCGCTGGTGGAGCCGCTCTCGCTGGACGAGGCGTATCTGGACGTGACCGACAGCCCGTTGCTCGCGGGCAGCGGCACCCGCATCGCTGAAGACATCCGCCGCCGCGTGCGCGAAGAGATCGGCATTACCGTATCGGCCGGCGTTGCACCCAACAAATTTATCGCCAAGATTGCCAGTGACTGGAATAAGCCCGATGGCCTGTTCGTCGTGCGGCCGGAGCAGATCGACGGGTTTGTGGCGGAGTTGCCCGTCGACCGCCTGTTCGGCGTGGGCAAGGTGACGGCGGCCGAGCTGCGTCGCCTCGGCGCGGAGACCTGCGGCGACTTGCGCGCCTGGGGCACCGACCGCTTGCAGCAGCATTTCGGGGTGTTCGGTTTCCGGCTGCATGACCTTTGCCGCGGCATCGATCATCGGCAAGTGCAGCCTTCGCAGATCCGCAAATCAGTCAGCGTGGAAGAAACCTACGCCACCGATCTGCGCACGCTCGATGACTGCCAGCGTGAGCTGAGCGTTCTCGTCGAGCAGCTGGCCGCCCGCGTCGAGCGCGCTCGCGCCGGCAACATGATCCACAAAACCTACGTCAAGCTTCGTTTTGCCGATTTTCGTGGCACGACGGTGGAATGCATCTCGCCGCAGGTGTCCTTGCCGGTGTTCTCCAAATTGCTCGCGCAAGGGTTTGAGCGTCGCGGCATTCCCGTCCGGTTGCTGGGCGTGGGCGTGCGGTTATACGAGTCCGACGCGCATGCGCGCCAGCAACTGCTGTTTGCCGAAGACCCTGCTGCCGCCGATTGA